A genomic segment from Micromonospora echinaurantiaca encodes:
- a CDS encoding RNA polymerase sigma factor codes for MYIAEYGHVLMYGQRRLADADAAAELAQEVFVTAWRRRREVPDHSLPWLYGVARRLLANERRARRVAPDVSPLTDADFLLQVGSSGADTNVGVADIRAAMVTLSDLDQEILRLVGWEELTVSEAAQVLGCTRTTAAVRLHRARRRLNAAMSHEAAPPVQRLMLVSPRKDL; via the coding sequence ATGTATATCGCCGAATACGGACACGTGTTGATGTATGGCCAGCGTCGGCTCGCTGATGCGGACGCGGCGGCTGAACTGGCTCAGGAGGTGTTTGTCACCGCGTGGCGGCGGCGCCGCGAGGTCCCGGACCACAGCCTGCCGTGGCTGTACGGGGTGGCTCGGCGTCTCTTGGCAAACGAGCGGCGGGCTCGGCGAGTCGCGCCGGACGTATCGCCCCTCACCGACGCTGACTTCTTGCTACAAGTGGGTTCATCCGGCGCGGACACGAATGTCGGCGTTGCCGACATTCGGGCGGCCATGGTCACCCTCTCCGATCTTGATCAGGAGATTCTCCGACTGGTCGGTTGGGAGGAGTTGACGGTTTCCGAGGCGGCTCAGGTTCTGGGTTGTACCCGTACCACCGCCGCGGTGCGCCTGCACCGCGCTCGTCGACGCCTCAACGCAGCGATGTCGCACGAAGCTGCGCCGCCGGTACAACGTCTGATGCTGGTCAGTCCTCGAAAGGATCTGTGA
- a CDS encoding HAD family hydrolase — protein sequence MNPRYSVAQVLSDTGPILLDFDGPVCAVFATLADSTVAAELRRVIEEHDVEIPAHIRAIDDPLEVLRFTATTGTPSLVVRVENALCRAELAAVDGATPTPYAREVIVAAHEAGRAIAIVSNNSTPAIERYLTSHRLTRYITTTVGRAHADPSLMKPNPAPIRRAALAVDAHPTRCVLVGDSTSDIEGGRAADVRTIGFANKPGKRARLLRAGADAITEGTDGMAELARALHRELPN from the coding sequence ATGAACCCGCGATACAGCGTCGCCCAGGTCCTTAGCGACACCGGGCCGATTCTGCTCGACTTCGACGGGCCGGTCTGCGCAGTCTTCGCCACCCTCGCGGACTCCACCGTCGCGGCCGAGCTGCGCCGCGTCATCGAGGAGCACGACGTCGAGATACCGGCGCACATCCGAGCCATCGACGACCCGCTCGAAGTGCTCCGCTTCACCGCGACCACCGGCACGCCATCGCTGGTCGTACGAGTTGAGAACGCGTTGTGCCGAGCCGAGCTGGCTGCGGTCGACGGCGCCACACCGACGCCCTACGCGAGGGAGGTCATCGTTGCTGCCCATGAGGCCGGGCGGGCCATCGCCATCGTCAGCAACAACTCAACCCCGGCCATCGAGCGTTATCTGACCTCTCACCGACTCACCCGGTACATCACGACCACGGTTGGCCGAGCACACGCCGACCCAAGTCTCATGAAGCCGAACCCGGCACCAATCCGCCGCGCCGCCCTGGCGGTTGATGCCCACCCGACCAGGTGCGTCCTCGTAGGCGACTCCACCTCTGACATCGAAGGCGGACGGGCTGCCGATGTTCGCACGATCGGGTTTGCCAACAAGCCTGGCAAGCGCGCTCGCCTACTGAGGGCAGGAGCGGACGCCATCACCGAAGGCACGGACGGGATGGCCGAGCTGGCCAGGGCTCTACACCGCGAACTGCCGAATTAA
- a CDS encoding GntR family transcriptional regulator, translated as MTSELENLAGLDPDDPRPPSQQIANVLRAAIRTRKFEPGERLPSQNDLAERYNVARETVKTALRILRDERLIVTRQGSGAFVRAQTERPVGLRPHVEAAFERANVTIEFAGFSGETLHGVLTEPLDKIRAGLLTPESVTVRILLPDTREPMALPCLAETQADDPGVRERAERITRRHTDAIVEAVRELGDLGLVKDAVAEVRVHRAAPLFKLYILNGEEAFFGFYPVVEHTVMIKGQPTAIYDPMGKDAILFHRAVSDDEASDASQYVDQARTWFDSMWSTIAHDYTP; from the coding sequence ATGACCAGCGAGCTGGAAAACCTGGCCGGGCTGGACCCGGACGACCCCAGGCCCCCGTCGCAGCAGATCGCCAACGTTCTGCGAGCTGCGATTCGTACCCGCAAGTTCGAGCCAGGCGAGCGACTGCCGTCGCAGAACGACCTAGCCGAGCGCTACAACGTCGCCCGAGAGACGGTCAAGACCGCGCTGCGCATCCTGCGCGACGAGCGCCTGATCGTCACCCGTCAGGGCAGCGGCGCATTCGTCCGCGCACAAACCGAGCGTCCGGTAGGACTCCGACCCCACGTCGAGGCGGCCTTCGAGCGCGCAAACGTCACGATCGAATTCGCCGGCTTCTCCGGTGAGACCCTCCACGGAGTGCTGACCGAGCCGCTCGACAAGATCCGTGCCGGGCTACTGACGCCCGAGTCCGTTACCGTTCGCATCCTGCTCCCGGACACGAGAGAGCCCATGGCCCTGCCGTGCCTGGCCGAGACGCAGGCCGACGATCCCGGCGTACGCGAGCGCGCCGAGCGAATCACCCGCCGGCACACGGACGCCATTGTCGAGGCGGTGCGCGAACTCGGAGACCTAGGCTTGGTCAAAGACGCCGTAGCAGAGGTGCGCGTGCACCGCGCAGCGCCGCTGTTCAAGCTCTACATCCTCAACGGCGAGGAAGCCTTCTTCGGCTTCTACCCGGTGGTAGAGCACACCGTCATGATCAAAGGCCAGCCCACGGCCATCTACGACCCGATGGGCAAGGACGCGATCCTCTTCCACCGGGCCGTGAGCGACGACGAGGCTTCCGACGCGTCCCAGTACGTCGACCAGGCCCGGACCTGGTTCGACTCCATGTGGTCAACCATCGCGCACGACTACACGCCATGA
- a CDS encoding FtsK/SpoIIIE domain-containing protein yields the protein MPLVNVIRGDRIDSAPINVRTPFIRIPIWLALTWWTIKGLARLAVVLVRFWYVTGPTAVFGWLYLRWGWAGPVGLVALVGVVTAGWAFGHRASFLRYGWWPVLSCYRRWVYRRKWLAAMVTAKLAVSFDGHTVLPVLKRVRCGAGVDVVMVRMVTGQIPDDFAKVAERLAHTFGVRQVKATPGNRPDVVLLHLFRGDPLAKTVRPLPVPAVPEFTALPVGRREDGDGYDLRLFGTQVLVVGATGSGKGSVIWSVVRSLAAGVTSGLVQLWGLDPKGGMELGMGAPMFARFARKDYAAMAELIEEAATVAKDRAGKLYGRTRQHTPTPDEPLIVVVIDELANLTAYLTDRQLKDRIKAALSILLSQGRAVGVHVLAAIQDPRKEVLPFRDLFPTRIGLRLAEAAQVDLVLGEGMRDRGALCDRIPQSLPGVGFVVIDGDPTPMRVRFSYLTDDEIRDMAHTYGRLRVIDGEVLDGAA from the coding sequence ATGCCGCTGGTGAACGTGATCCGGGGCGACCGGATCGACTCGGCCCCGATCAACGTGCGGACCCCGTTCATCCGCATCCCGATATGGCTGGCCCTCACCTGGTGGACGATCAAGGGCCTCGCCCGCCTGGCGGTGGTCCTGGTGCGCTTTTGGTACGTCACCGGCCCGACCGCCGTGTTCGGCTGGCTGTACCTGCGCTGGGGTTGGGCCGGTCCGGTCGGGCTCGTCGCCCTGGTCGGCGTCGTCACGGCCGGTTGGGCCTTCGGCCATCGGGCGTCGTTCCTGCGGTACGGGTGGTGGCCGGTCCTGTCCTGCTACCGGCGTTGGGTCTACCGCCGCAAGTGGCTGGCGGCGATGGTCACGGCCAAGCTCGCGGTCTCCTTCGACGGGCACACCGTCCTACCGGTGCTCAAGCGGGTCCGCTGCGGTGCCGGCGTCGACGTGGTGATGGTGCGGATGGTCACCGGGCAGATCCCCGACGACTTCGCCAAGGTCGCGGAACGCCTTGCCCACACCTTCGGCGTCCGCCAGGTCAAGGCCACTCCCGGTAACCGGCCCGATGTGGTGCTGCTGCACCTGTTCCGCGGTGACCCCCTCGCCAAGACAGTGCGCCCCCTCCCGGTGCCGGCGGTGCCGGAGTTCACCGCTCTGCCGGTGGGCCGCCGGGAGGACGGCGACGGCTACGACCTGCGCCTCTTCGGGACTCAGGTCCTGGTGGTGGGCGCCACGGGCTCGGGGAAGGGCTCGGTCATCTGGTCCGTGGTCCGCTCCCTCGCCGCCGGGGTCACCTCTGGCCTCGTGCAGCTGTGGGGACTCGATCCCAAGGGCGGCATGGAACTCGGGATGGGCGCGCCGATGTTCGCCCGGTTCGCCCGCAAGGACTACGCCGCCATGGCGGAGCTGATCGAGGAAGCCGCCACCGTGGCCAAGGATCGGGCCGGGAAGCTCTACGGCCGCACCCGCCAGCACACGCCGACGCCGGATGAGCCGCTAATCGTCGTGGTGATCGATGAGCTGGCGAACCTGACCGCGTACCTGACCGACCGGCAGTTGAAGGATCGGATCAAGGCCGCCCTGTCCATCCTGCTCTCGCAGGGGCGGGCCGTGGGCGTGCACGTCCTGGCCGCAATCCAGGACCCCCGCAAGGAAGTCCTGCCCTTCCGCGACTTGTTCCCCACTCGCATCGGCCTCCGACTCGCGGAAGCCGCACAGGTCGACCTGGTGCTGGGTGAGGGGATGCGGGACCGGGGCGCGCTGTGCGACCGCATCCCACAGTCCCTGCCGGGCGTCGGGTTCGTGGTCATCGACGGGGACCCGACCCCGATGCGGGTCCGCTTCTCTTACCTGACCGATGACGAGATCCGCGACATGGCCCACACGTACGGGCGGCTGCGCGTGATCGACGGTGAAGTCCTGGACGGTGCCGCATGA
- a CDS encoding DUF2637 domain-containing protein has protein sequence MKPHPTHTRSERVEGLVLVVILLLVAGFAGAASFTHVKDWTLDNSPTGTGEWFGWANAVISELVPVAALLTIRRRRRNAQPVGYPMFLLVAAVLLSLAAQLAVAKPGLSGWLLSAVPALAFMGLSKLVLTTAPTPAPTDPAPARPVTPPAAPVQPTPAPAVPEPVALVDVEPARPALVEPTRPAPVAPVPPAAFVRRNGVPPLIGEVTR, from the coding sequence ATGAAGCCCCACCCCACCCACACCCGCTCGGAGCGTGTTGAGGGCCTGGTCCTGGTCGTCATCCTCCTCCTGGTCGCCGGCTTCGCGGGCGCGGCCTCGTTTACCCACGTCAAGGACTGGACCCTCGACAACAGCCCCACCGGCACCGGCGAATGGTTCGGCTGGGCCAACGCCGTCATCTCCGAACTGGTGCCCGTCGCGGCGCTGCTGACCATCCGCCGCCGACGCCGCAACGCTCAGCCAGTCGGCTACCCGATGTTCCTCCTCGTCGCCGCCGTCCTCCTGTCCCTTGCCGCGCAGCTCGCCGTCGCCAAGCCCGGCCTGTCCGGCTGGCTGCTGTCCGCCGTCCCCGCCCTGGCCTTCATGGGCCTGTCCAAGCTCGTCCTCACCACCGCCCCCACCCCGGCCCCGACTGACCCCGCGCCGGCCCGCCCGGTCACTCCGCCTGCCGCGCCGGTCCAGCCGACCCCCGCGCCGGCTGTGCCTGAGCCCGTCGCCCTGGTCGACGTCGAGCCGGCCCGACCGGCCCTCGTCGAGCCGACCCGGCCAGCCCCGGTCGCTCCGGTGCCGCCGGCTGCCTTCGTCCGCCGCAACGGTGTTCCGCCGCTGATCGGAGAGGTGACCCGATGA
- a CDS encoding GGDEF domain-containing protein: protein MTDHLLSGVLFAAGLTLFCWDQYRLYVARYELAALHRATLRDPLTGLANRAGLADAWAQLAALRPWVVMVDLDGFKPVNDTHGHAAGDLVLTAVASRLRSVHGVAARLGGDEFAALLLDTDPAAAARQLAAAVAAPVRLPSGVALSVTASIGIAPASSAGLAAALADADAAMYRAKTTRAGVMAFDPLRDDHATADPRPAVRVRDLTPSLGVGR from the coding sequence ATGACCGACCACCTGCTGTCTGGCGTGCTCTTCGCCGCCGGCCTCACCCTGTTCTGCTGGGATCAGTACCGGCTCTACGTCGCCCGCTACGAGCTGGCCGCCCTGCACCGCGCCACCCTTCGCGACCCGCTCACCGGGCTCGCGAACCGCGCTGGCCTGGCCGACGCTTGGGCTCAACTCGCCGCCTTGCGGCCGTGGGTGGTGATGGTCGACCTGGACGGCTTCAAGCCGGTCAACGACACTCACGGCCACGCCGCCGGGGACCTCGTACTGACCGCCGTCGCCAGCCGGCTCCGGTCGGTTCATGGTGTCGCCGCTCGGCTCGGTGGGGACGAGTTCGCCGCCCTGCTCCTGGACACCGACCCGGCCGCGGCTGCCCGCCAGCTGGCCGCCGCCGTCGCCGCCCCCGTCCGGCTGCCCTCCGGTGTGGCGTTGTCGGTGACCGCCAGCATCGGAATCGCTCCCGCCAGTTCGGCCGGGCTCGCCGCTGCCCTGGCAGACGCTGACGCGGCCATGTACCGGGCCAAGACCACTCGGGCCGGGGTGATGGCCTTCGACCCGCTGCGCGACGACCACGCCACCGCCGACCCCCGCCCGGCCGTGCGGGTCCGCGACCTGACTCCCTCGCTGGGGGTGGGCCGATGA
- a CDS encoding replication initiator, protein MTLTPTLPGLDPTPVVEPRPGSRAARMLMPRSVDVVADLAADYGVCTRPVSLRRTDLDSGQTEVIDMPCGATQEAKCPACATRARRLRQQQIREGWHRDDEPDPGPLPATDAQRGLIVARAHLEFARDEAARASQWDQVTDLDDAIGELEAQITIEGMRGRPAPPHVAEDQEDGDGKRRVRSTKRRQDAPDLPRLPVENRTIGRTFEGRAGMVFRPSMFLTLTLGSYGRVHSDGTPVDPDSYNYRRAAWDAVHFPRLLDRFWQNLRRAVGWNVQYAGAVEPQRRLAPHAHFAMRGTIPRALVRQVAAATYHQVWWPPVNELVYEPGRAPQWEADAGGYTDPDSGELLSSWDDALDLLDADPDAEPVHVVRFGAQVDAKGVLAGTKDADRCVGYITKYLTKQAADCHEVTTARQRAHLERLWQELRHTPCSERCANWLLYGIQPKKARPGLKPGNCKNKIHKRETLGIGGRRVLISRQWSGKTLADHRADRREWVKALLGVTTDAGTAPARSDTVRHAWELARPTDPDVPPLGHRVLRAISERIQWRAQLAAAIRAADPPHVSATGGTACEARQ, encoded by the coding sequence ATGACCCTCACTCCGACCCTACCCGGCCTCGACCCCACCCCCGTGGTGGAGCCGAGGCCGGGCTCCCGGGCCGCCCGCATGCTCATGCCCCGCTCCGTCGACGTCGTGGCCGACCTCGCCGCCGACTACGGCGTCTGCACCCGCCCCGTCTCCCTGCGCCGCACCGACCTCGACAGCGGCCAGACGGAAGTCATCGACATGCCCTGCGGGGCCACCCAGGAAGCCAAGTGTCCGGCCTGCGCTACCCGTGCCCGCCGGCTACGGCAGCAGCAGATCCGCGAGGGCTGGCACCGCGATGACGAGCCCGACCCCGGTCCCCTCCCGGCCACCGACGCTCAACGCGGGCTGATCGTCGCCCGCGCTCATCTCGAGTTCGCCCGCGACGAAGCCGCCCGCGCCTCGCAGTGGGATCAGGTAACGGACCTGGACGACGCGATCGGGGAACTGGAAGCCCAGATCACCATCGAGGGCATGCGGGGCCGGCCCGCCCCTCCGCACGTCGCCGAGGACCAGGAGGACGGCGACGGCAAGCGGCGGGTCCGCTCGACCAAGCGCCGGCAGGACGCCCCGGACCTGCCCCGCCTGCCTGTCGAGAACCGCACCATCGGCCGGACCTTCGAGGGTCGGGCCGGGATGGTGTTCCGGCCGTCGATGTTTCTCACCCTCACCCTCGGTTCCTACGGGCGGGTGCACTCCGACGGGACGCCGGTCGACCCCGACAGCTACAACTACCGGCGGGCCGCCTGGGACGCCGTGCACTTCCCCCGGCTCCTGGACCGGTTCTGGCAGAACCTGCGCCGCGCGGTCGGCTGGAACGTCCAATACGCCGGAGCAGTCGAGCCGCAACGCCGCCTTGCGCCGCACGCACACTTCGCCATGCGCGGCACCATCCCCCGCGCCCTCGTCCGGCAAGTAGCCGCCGCCACCTACCACCAGGTGTGGTGGCCGCCCGTCAACGAGCTGGTCTACGAACCGGGGAGGGCGCCGCAGTGGGAGGCCGACGCTGGCGGCTACACCGACCCGGACTCGGGCGAGCTGCTGTCGTCGTGGGATGACGCCCTGGACCTGCTCGACGCCGACCCTGACGCCGAGCCCGTGCACGTGGTCCGCTTCGGCGCTCAGGTCGACGCCAAGGGTGTCCTCGCCGGCACCAAGGACGCCGATCGGTGCGTCGGCTACATCACCAAGTACCTGACCAAGCAGGCGGCCGACTGCCACGAGGTCACCACCGCCCGGCAACGGGCGCACCTGGAACGGCTCTGGCAGGAGTTGCGGCACACGCCGTGTTCGGAGCGGTGCGCCAACTGGCTGCTCTACGGCATCCAGCCGAAGAAGGCGCGGCCTGGGTTGAAGCCGGGGAACTGCAAGAACAAGATCCACAAGCGGGAAACCCTCGGCATCGGCGGCCGGCGCGTCCTCATATCGCGGCAGTGGTCGGGGAAGACCCTGGCCGACCATCGGGCTGACCGACGCGAGTGGGTCAAGGCGCTGCTCGGCGTCACCACCGACGCCGGCACCGCCCCGGCCCGCTCCGACACAGTGCGGCACGCCTGGGAACTCGCCAGACCCACCGACCCCGACGTGCCACCCCTGGGCCACCGGGTCCTCCGGGCGATCTCCGAACGCATCCAATGGCGCGCGCAACTCGCCGCCGCGATAAGGGCTGCCGACCCGCCCCATGTTTCGGCAACCGGTGGGACGGCTTGTGAGGCGAGGCAATAA
- a CDS encoding helix-turn-helix transcriptional regulator, with product MEELLTMDEAARLLRVSRWTVFRLAKERQVTSLLVGQRCRRITASSVQAYIARQLEEAA from the coding sequence GTGGAGGAACTGCTGACGATGGATGAGGCGGCCCGGCTTCTACGGGTGTCGCGGTGGACGGTGTTTCGGCTCGCGAAAGAGCGTCAGGTGACGTCGCTGCTCGTCGGCCAGCGGTGCCGGCGAATTACCGCGTCGTCGGTTCAGGCGTATATCGCACGGCAGCTTGAGGAGGCAGCCTGA
- a CDS encoding tyrosine-type recombinase/integrase, translating to MTAPNGGGRRVRRNGEGNIRQRKDGRYEARVWVFTTDGREIRKSIYGATWDEAHAALVKLKSDALAGVRLPATGATVGEYLTYWLTEIAAERVRPSTLASYQWLARTYVVPYLGAKKLGRLRPSDVRTFLARLKSVCQCCALGKDAKRVERGRQARCCAKSPRQCCEAVLSDGSIRYAHRLLRAALQDAVTEELLASNPAKALRISHRYRPKFTPWTADEAKRFLKAARDDRWYALYSVALALGVRRGEALALRWVDVDLVDNVLRVRQSLQRTGGQLRFGPVKTDGSERAVALPAGLVDVLRGHRALQRTEREAAGDRWQEHGLLFTTKIGTPIEPRNVNRHFDQLCERAGVRRIRVHDLRHSCATLLYDQGVPLERIQDVLGHSSPIVTKSIYVEATRRVQQDAADRLGFLFDA from the coding sequence ATGACTGCTCCGAACGGTGGGGGTCGTCGCGTTCGCCGCAATGGCGAGGGGAACATTCGGCAACGGAAGGACGGGCGTTACGAGGCGCGCGTCTGGGTGTTCACCACGGACGGGCGGGAAATCCGCAAGAGCATCTACGGCGCGACCTGGGATGAGGCGCATGCGGCGCTGGTCAAGCTCAAGTCTGATGCGCTTGCGGGTGTCCGCCTTCCGGCAACGGGTGCGACGGTCGGGGAGTACCTGACCTACTGGCTCACGGAGATCGCGGCTGAGCGGGTGCGGCCCTCGACCCTCGCCAGCTACCAGTGGCTTGCTCGCACGTACGTGGTGCCGTATCTAGGGGCCAAGAAGCTGGGTCGCCTGCGGCCATCCGACGTGCGTACCTTCCTGGCCCGGCTCAAGAGCGTGTGCCAGTGCTGCGCCCTGGGGAAGGACGCAAAGCGCGTCGAACGTGGGCGCCAGGCGAGATGCTGCGCCAAGTCGCCTCGGCAGTGTTGTGAGGCGGTCCTGTCCGATGGCTCGATCCGCTACGCCCATCGGCTCCTGCGGGCTGCGCTTCAAGATGCGGTGACGGAGGAGCTGCTGGCGAGTAATCCGGCGAAGGCGCTGCGGATCTCGCACCGCTACCGGCCGAAGTTCACGCCGTGGACGGCTGACGAGGCAAAGCGGTTTCTGAAGGCTGCGCGGGATGACCGGTGGTATGCGCTGTACTCAGTTGCCCTGGCGCTGGGGGTTCGCCGCGGTGAGGCGTTGGCGCTGCGGTGGGTCGACGTGGACCTGGTCGATAACGTGCTGCGCGTTCGGCAGTCGTTGCAGCGCACAGGCGGACAACTCCGGTTCGGCCCGGTGAAGACGGACGGGTCCGAGCGGGCTGTGGCCTTACCTGCTGGGCTGGTCGACGTGCTGCGTGGTCATCGGGCGTTGCAGCGGACGGAGCGGGAGGCTGCCGGTGATCGCTGGCAGGAGCATGGCCTTCTGTTCACGACAAAGATCGGCACGCCGATTGAGCCCCGCAATGTCAATCGGCATTTCGACCAGCTATGCGAGCGGGCAGGCGTTCGTCGCATTCGGGTTCATGACCTGCGCCACTCGTGCGCGACTCTGCTTTACGACCAGGGCGTGCCGCTCGAACGCATTCAGGACGTGCTCGGTCACAGCTCCCCGATCGTCACCAAGTCGATCTACGTGGAGGCAACGCGGCGCGTGCAGCAGGACGCGGCGGATCGGCTCGGCTTCCTGTTCGACGCGTAG
- a CDS encoding CPBP family intramembrane glutamic endopeptidase: MTVELTRPVSRRTLGTEALLVLGLSLGQSAVYALVSIIAKLTAEGPLSKQTAALNTSVSPRPWLDLTYQLLGIVFALLPVLLAVHLIARDPGDPARTLGLDARQPGPDLARGAGLAALIGLPGLALFWVAAQLGVNATLVPAALPEIWWTVPVLILAAVQNAVLEEVIVVGYLVTRLRQLAWRTGAIIATSALLRGSYHLYQGFGAFVGNVVMGVVFSLFYLRTRRVMPLIVAHALLDIVAFVGYALLPKGWFSWL; encoded by the coding sequence GTGACTGTTGAGCTCACCCGCCCGGTGTCCCGCCGCACCCTGGGCACGGAGGCGCTGCTGGTGCTCGGGCTCTCGCTCGGGCAGTCCGCCGTCTACGCGCTGGTGTCGATCATCGCGAAGCTGACCGCCGAGGGGCCGCTGTCGAAGCAGACCGCCGCGCTGAACACCTCGGTGTCACCCCGGCCCTGGCTGGACCTGACGTACCAGCTGCTCGGCATCGTCTTCGCGCTGCTGCCGGTGCTGCTCGCCGTACACCTGATCGCCCGTGACCCCGGCGACCCGGCCCGCACCCTCGGCCTGGACGCCCGGCAGCCCGGGCCGGACCTGGCCCGCGGCGCCGGGCTGGCGGCGCTGATCGGGCTGCCCGGGCTGGCGCTGTTCTGGGTCGCCGCGCAGCTCGGCGTGAACGCCACGCTGGTCCCCGCCGCGCTGCCGGAGATCTGGTGGACGGTGCCCGTGCTGATCCTCGCCGCTGTGCAGAACGCCGTGCTGGAGGAGGTGATCGTGGTCGGCTACCTGGTCACCCGGCTGCGCCAGCTGGCCTGGCGGACCGGCGCGATCATCGCGACCAGCGCCCTGCTGCGCGGCTCCTACCACCTCTACCAGGGCTTCGGCGCGTTCGTCGGCAACGTGGTGATGGGCGTGGTGTTCAGCCTCTTCTACCTGCGCACCCGCCGGGTGATGCCGCTGATCGTGGCGCACGCGCTGCTCGACATCGTGGCCTTCGTCGGTTACGCCCTGCTGCCCAAGGGCTGGTTCTCCTGGCTGTGA
- a CDS encoding globin domain-containing protein encodes MDDFARLLKESWTLVEEHRERLSDHFYARLFLLDPGLRNLFPVQMTGQGDRILEAIVTASQTVGDPESFDEYLRALGRDHRKFHVDAAHYATMGVALLDALRSTAGDGWNLEYDQAWRDAYAAISEKMLAGAAADENPPYWHAEVLTHQRHGSDTAVLTCRALQHPLPWKAGQYVSVEVPRHLPRVWRTYSVANAPNDDNVLEFHVRTPGAGWVSGALVRRVKPGDLIRVAAPMGSMTLDRSSDRDILCVAGGVGLAPIKALVEELASYNRARWVHVFYGARTEADLYGLAGLRELVAQHPWLSVTPACSEDPDFDGELGDVSEVVSRYGPWTTHDCYVSGSAPMVRATLRVLAADDVPPERTRYDTFGSI; translated from the coding sequence GTGGACGACTTCGCGCGGCTGCTGAAGGAGAGCTGGACCCTGGTCGAGGAGCACCGGGAGCGGCTGAGCGACCACTTCTACGCTCGCCTCTTCCTGCTCGACCCGGGGCTGCGGAACCTCTTCCCGGTCCAGATGACCGGGCAGGGCGACCGCATCCTGGAGGCGATCGTCACCGCGAGCCAGACGGTCGGCGACCCGGAGAGCTTCGACGAGTACCTGCGGGCGCTCGGCCGGGACCACCGGAAGTTCCACGTCGACGCCGCGCACTACGCGACCATGGGCGTCGCGCTGCTGGACGCGCTGCGCAGCACCGCCGGCGACGGCTGGAACCTGGAGTACGACCAGGCGTGGCGCGACGCGTACGCGGCCATCTCGGAGAAGATGCTGGCCGGCGCGGCGGCGGACGAGAACCCGCCGTACTGGCACGCCGAGGTGCTGACCCACCAGCGGCACGGCTCGGACACCGCCGTGCTGACCTGCCGGGCCCTGCAGCACCCGCTGCCCTGGAAGGCCGGCCAGTACGTCAGCGTCGAGGTGCCCCGCCATCTCCCCCGGGTGTGGCGGACCTACTCGGTGGCGAACGCCCCGAACGACGACAACGTGCTGGAGTTCCACGTCCGTACGCCGGGCGCCGGTTGGGTCTCCGGTGCGCTGGTCCGCCGGGTCAAGCCGGGCGATTTGATCCGGGTGGCCGCTCCGATGGGCTCGATGACGCTGGACCGCTCGTCGGACCGGGACATCCTCTGCGTCGCCGGCGGGGTCGGCCTAGCCCCGATCAAGGCGCTGGTGGAGGAGCTGGCCAGCTACAACCGGGCCCGCTGGGTGCACGTCTTCTACGGCGCGCGTACCGAGGCCGACCTGTACGGGCTGGCCGGGCTGCGGGAACTGGTCGCCCAGCACCCCTGGCTGTCGGTCACCCCGGCGTGCAGCGAGGACCCGGACTTCGACGGCGAGCTGGGCGACGTCTCCGAGGTGGTCAGTCGGTACGGCCCGTGGACCACGCACGACTGCTACGTCTCCGGCTCCGCCCCGATGGTCCGGGCCACCCTGCGGGTGCTCGCCGCCGACGACGTCCCGCCGGAGCGCACCCGGTACGACACCTTCGGCAGCATCTAG